From Actinopolymorpha cephalotaxi, one genomic window encodes:
- the ftsE gene encoding cell division ATP-binding protein FtsE, with protein sequence MIRFENVSKVYDGQTRPALADLSLEVDKGEFVFLVGQSGSGKSTFLRLALRELRPSRGRVFVAGKELNRLSSWKVPRLRRQIGTVFQDFRLLPNKTIFDNVAFALQVIGGSRSQIVKEVPVVLELVGLDGKENRMPDELSGGEQQRVAIARAFVNRPKILIADEPTGNLDPSTSVGIMKLLDRINRTGTTVLMATHDASIVDQMRKRVIELDGGKLVRDQTRGVYGYQT encoded by the coding sequence GTGATCCGCTTCGAGAACGTCAGCAAGGTCTACGACGGACAGACCCGGCCCGCGCTCGCCGACCTGTCCCTGGAGGTCGACAAGGGCGAGTTCGTGTTCCTGGTGGGACAGTCGGGCTCGGGCAAGTCGACGTTCCTCCGGCTCGCCCTGCGCGAGCTGCGGCCCTCCCGCGGCCGGGTGTTCGTGGCCGGCAAGGAGCTCAACCGGCTGTCGTCGTGGAAGGTCCCGCGGCTACGCCGCCAGATCGGCACGGTCTTCCAGGACTTCCGGCTGCTGCCCAACAAGACGATCTTCGACAACGTCGCGTTCGCGCTGCAGGTCATCGGCGGCTCGCGCTCCCAGATCGTCAAGGAGGTCCCGGTCGTCCTGGAGCTGGTCGGGCTGGACGGCAAGGAGAACCGCATGCCGGACGAGCTGTCCGGCGGTGAGCAGCAGCGGGTCGCGATCGCCCGGGCGTTCGTCAACCGGCCGAAGATCCTGATCGCCGACGAGCCGACCGGAAACCTCGACCCCTCGACGTCGGTCGGCATCATGAAGCTGCTGGACCGGATCAACCGCACCGGCACCACGGTCCTCATGGCCACCCACGACGCGTCGATCGTGGACCAGATGCGCAAGCGCGTCATCGAACTCGACGGCGGCAAGCTGGTCCGCGACCAGACCCGCGGCGTCTACGGCTACCAGACCTAG
- the prfB gene encoding peptide chain release factor 2 has product MAGPDFEADIKALDSTLRSIESVLDLDQLRREIAELSEQASAPNLWDDQANAQRVTTRLAARQADLDRVTSQRQRLDDLAVLVELADAEDDSATRAEADKELTDLRRAIDALEVRTLLSGEYDSREALVTIRSGAGGVDAADFAEMLMRMYIRWAERHKYPSEVYDTSYAEEAGIKSATFAVKAPYAYGTLSVEQGTHRLVRISPFDNQGRRQTSFAGVEVVPVLEQTDEVDIPEEEIRIDVYRSSGPGGQSVNTTDSAVRITHLPTGLVVSCQNEKSQIQNRATAMTILKAKLLALRKAEERAKIDEMRGNVTSSWGDQMRNYVLHPYQMVKDLRTEQETGNPQAVFDGELDDFIEAGIRWRRTSGAAAATA; this is encoded by the coding sequence GTGGCCGGACCCGACTTCGAAGCAGACATCAAGGCACTCGACTCGACGCTGCGCAGCATCGAGTCTGTGCTCGACCTCGACCAGCTGCGCCGGGAGATCGCCGAGCTGAGCGAGCAGGCGTCCGCGCCCAACCTGTGGGACGACCAGGCCAACGCGCAGCGGGTGACCACCCGGCTCGCGGCCCGCCAGGCAGACCTGGACCGGGTGACCAGCCAGCGGCAGCGGCTGGACGACTTGGCCGTGCTGGTCGAGCTGGCCGACGCCGAGGACGACTCGGCCACCCGCGCCGAGGCCGACAAGGAGCTCACCGACCTTCGCCGGGCCATCGACGCGCTGGAGGTCCGCACCCTCCTGTCCGGCGAGTACGACTCCCGTGAGGCGCTGGTGACCATCCGGTCCGGCGCGGGCGGGGTGGACGCCGCCGACTTCGCCGAGATGCTGATGCGGATGTACATCCGCTGGGCCGAGCGGCACAAGTACCCCAGCGAGGTCTACGACACGTCCTACGCCGAGGAGGCCGGCATCAAGTCGGCCACCTTCGCGGTGAAGGCTCCCTACGCCTACGGCACGCTCTCGGTCGAGCAGGGCACCCACCGGCTGGTCCGGATCTCGCCGTTCGACAACCAGGGCCGCAGGCAGACCTCGTTCGCCGGCGTCGAGGTCGTGCCGGTCCTCGAGCAGACCGACGAGGTGGACATCCCCGAGGAGGAGATCCGGATCGACGTCTACCGCTCGTCGGGTCCGGGCGGCCAGAGCGTCAACACCACCGACTCCGCGGTCCGCATCACCCACCTCCCGACCGGGCTCGTCGTCTCCTGCCAGAACGAGAAGAGCCAGATCCAGAACCGCGCCACCGCGATGACGATCCTCAAGGCGAAGCTGCTCGCCCTGCGCAAGGCGGAGGAGCGGGCCAAGATCGACGAGATGCGGGGCAACGTCACCAGCTCCTGGGGCGACCAGATGCGCAACTACGTCCTGCATCCGTACCAAATGGTGAAGGACCTGCGCACCGAGCAGGAGACCGGTAACCCGCAGGCGGTCTTCGACGGCGAGCTCGACGACTTCATCGAGGCCGGCATCCGCTGGCGCCGCACCAGCGGCGCGGCCGCCGCCACCGCCTGA
- a CDS encoding pilus assembly protein TadG-related protein: MARPAWLFRPRRRSPAGPARPARPARTRPDERGSLLPLIIGFGIIIMLLCAVVFDAAQAFVYRRALSGIADGAALAATNGVDKAAIYRGGVGDRVVLSRQLAQEEVDRYVAEGGYRTVDCGVTAMTAAEVTVTCGGTVVLPITNSVSSGQGRIDITVRANAETFATP; the protein is encoded by the coding sequence ATGGCCCGACCGGCGTGGCTGTTCCGTCCCCGTCGTCGATCGCCCGCGGGTCCGGCTCGTCCGGCTCGTCCGGCTCGCACCCGACCGGACGAGCGCGGCTCGCTGCTCCCGTTGATCATCGGGTTCGGGATCATCATCATGTTGCTGTGCGCGGTCGTGTTCGACGCCGCCCAGGCCTTCGTCTACCGCCGGGCGCTCAGTGGTATCGCCGACGGTGCCGCGCTGGCCGCGACCAACGGTGTCGACAAGGCGGCCATCTACCGCGGTGGGGTGGGTGACCGCGTGGTGCTCAGCCGCCAGCTGGCCCAGGAGGAGGTCGACAGGTACGTCGCGGAGGGCGGATACCGCACCGTCGACTGCGGCGTGACCGCGATGACCGCCGCCGAGGTCACCGTCACCTGTGGCGGCACCGTGGTCCTGCCGATCACCAACTCCGTGTCCAGCGGGCAGGGCCGGATCGACATCACCGTACGCGCCAACGCCGAGACCTTCGCCACGCCGTAG
- a CDS encoding TadE family protein, whose translation MSTHGGRRRGLVLRPALCSERGAAPVEFVLVMIVLLPLFLGVLQLGLFLHVRNTLTACAHDGAREAANYDGTPAEGVAVTRDCISGALSAGMAGAVTPGTASAGGQEVVQMRVRARMPAMGLWGPTFGFTVAGHAVKEPTP comes from the coding sequence ATGAGTACCCACGGGGGCCGCCGACGTGGCCTCGTCCTTCGGCCGGCCCTCTGCTCCGAACGCGGAGCCGCACCGGTGGAGTTCGTGCTGGTGATGATCGTGTTGTTGCCGCTGTTCCTCGGCGTGCTCCAGCTCGGTCTGTTCCTGCACGTCCGTAACACCCTCACCGCCTGCGCGCACGACGGTGCCCGCGAGGCCGCCAACTACGACGGGACGCCGGCGGAGGGTGTGGCGGTGACCCGCGACTGCATCTCCGGTGCGCTGTCGGCCGGGATGGCGGGCGCGGTGACGCCGGGCACGGCCAGTGCGGGCGGCCAGGAGGTGGTGCAGATGCGGGTGCGGGCCCGGATGCCCGCGATGGGTCTGTGGGGCCCGACGTTCGGCTTCACGGTGGCCGGGCACGCGGTGAAGGAGCCGACGCCATGA
- a CDS encoding type II secretion system F family protein yields the protein MTISWYGALLGLLTGFGLVLAIVRLPVLRRPKLDDRLAPYIRDAAGPAAYDLSDRVFTPFPTLERILRPYFRRGAGLLERVLGGGAVIRRRLQQAGLDMRVEDFRVEQLIWGAAGFAAALAMSLLLLVSRGTNPIPLLILCFAAFVIGILLRDRRLVEQVKKREVRMMAEFPTVADMLALSVTAGEGPVAALERVANVSKGELAREFRFALSEARTGATLVQALESVGDRTNVSILARFVDGIAIAVERGTPLADVLRAQAADVREAGKRELIESGGRKEIGMMVPIVFLVLPVTVLFAFFPGAISLQMVSP from the coding sequence ATGACGATCAGCTGGTACGGCGCACTGCTCGGTCTGCTCACCGGCTTCGGCCTGGTGCTGGCGATCGTCCGGCTGCCGGTGCTCCGCCGGCCGAAGCTCGACGACCGGCTGGCGCCCTACATCCGCGACGCGGCCGGACCCGCGGCCTACGACCTGTCCGACCGGGTGTTCACTCCGTTCCCCACCCTGGAACGCATCCTGCGGCCCTACTTCCGCAGAGGTGCCGGCCTGCTCGAACGCGTACTCGGCGGCGGTGCGGTGATCCGCCGCCGGCTCCAGCAGGCCGGGCTGGACATGCGGGTGGAGGACTTCCGGGTGGAGCAGCTGATCTGGGGAGCGGCCGGGTTCGCCGCCGCCCTGGCGATGTCGCTGCTGCTCCTGGTGAGCCGGGGGACCAACCCGATCCCGCTGCTGATCCTGTGCTTCGCCGCGTTCGTCATCGGCATCCTGTTGCGCGACCGGCGCCTGGTGGAGCAGGTGAAGAAGCGCGAGGTCCGGATGATGGCGGAGTTCCCGACCGTTGCCGACATGCTCGCGCTGTCGGTGACGGCGGGGGAGGGTCCGGTGGCCGCGCTCGAACGCGTGGCGAACGTCAGCAAGGGGGAGCTGGCCAGGGAGTTCCGGTTCGCGCTGTCCGAGGCGCGCACGGGCGCCACGCTGGTGCAGGCGCTGGAGTCGGTGGGCGACCGTACCAACGTCTCCATCCTGGCGAGGTTCGTCGACGGCATCGCCATCGCCGTCGAACGCGGCACCCCGCTGGCCGACGTGCTGCGCGCGCAGGCGGCCGATGTCCGCGAAGCCGGCAAGCGGGAGCTGATCGAGTCGGGCGGGCGCAAGGAGATCGGCATGATGGTGCCGATCGTGTTCCTCGTGCTGCCCGTGACCGTGCTGTTCGCATTTTTTCCGGGCGCCATCAGTCTTCAGATGGTGTCCCCATGA
- a CDS encoding type II secretion system F family protein, translated as MGILLGLMLGLGLVLIIRSFLKPTPKAAAKSGPSLRERLEDLLAQAGIEAVSPGQLLGACLGVGIFVFLVMFVISGAFPVALAFASFAGYGPLALVRYRARSRRQELRELWPDVVDNLASSVRAGLSLAEALTQIGVRGPEALRRPFQRFAEDYRATGRFNECLDQLKRNLADPVGDRIVESLRIAREVGGSDLGRLLRTLSSFLREDVRTRGELESRQSMTVNSARLAVAAPWLVLGFMSFQRDVIARYNSPLGFFILVVGAALCAVAYRLMLRIGRLPEEQRVLR; from the coding sequence ATGGGAATCCTCCTCGGCCTGATGCTGGGGCTCGGCCTGGTGCTGATCATCAGGTCGTTCCTCAAGCCGACACCCAAGGCCGCCGCCAAGTCCGGACCCTCGCTCCGCGAGCGCCTGGAGGACCTGCTCGCCCAGGCCGGGATCGAGGCGGTCAGTCCGGGGCAGCTGCTCGGCGCCTGTCTCGGGGTGGGGATCTTCGTCTTCCTGGTCATGTTCGTCATCTCCGGCGCGTTCCCGGTGGCGCTCGCGTTCGCCTCGTTCGCCGGCTACGGCCCGCTGGCGCTGGTGCGATACCGGGCCCGGTCACGTCGGCAGGAGCTGCGCGAGCTGTGGCCCGACGTCGTGGACAACCTCGCCTCCAGCGTCCGGGCCGGGCTCTCCCTGGCGGAGGCACTCACCCAGATCGGGGTCCGCGGGCCGGAGGCGCTGCGCCGGCCGTTCCAGCGGTTCGCAGAGGACTACCGCGCCACCGGCCGCTTCAACGAATGCCTCGACCAGCTCAAGCGCAACCTCGCCGACCCGGTGGGTGACCGCATCGTGGAGTCGCTCCGGATCGCCCGCGAGGTCGGCGGCAGTGACCTGGGCCGGCTGCTGCGCACGCTCTCCTCGTTCCTGCGCGAGGACGTCCGCACCCGGGGTGAGCTGGAGTCACGCCAGTCCATGACCGTCAACAGCGCCCGGCTCGCGGTCGCCGCACCGTGGCTGGTGCTGGGCTTCATGTCGTTCCAGCGGGACGTCATCGCCCGCTACAACTCCCCGCTCGGCTTCTTCATCCTGGTCGTGGGCGCCGCGTTGTGCGCGGTCGCCTACCGGCTCATGCTGCGGATCGGCCGGCTGCCCGAAGAACAGCGGGTGCTGCGATGA
- a CDS encoding CpaF family protein has protein sequence MSAVDIIDSEVREKVRREGLDPLKEPGAIRRIIDQVILRYDERTLVATLPPLGDQREVAREVFNAIAGFGPLQKYLDDPTIEEIWINQPSKVFIARNGRSELTTTVLTADEVRDLVERMLKTTGRRIDFSTPFVDAMLPDGSRLHVVIPDITRTHWAVNIRKFVVRATHLEDLVSLGTLTTQGAHFLEACVVAGLNVLVAGGTQAGKTTLLNCLGAAVPPRERIVSCEEVFELKIPLPDWVPMQTRQSNLEGTGEIRLRNLVKEALRMRPSRIIVGEVRAEECLDLLIALNSGLPGMCTIHANSAREAITKMCTLPLLAGENIGSRFVVPTVAGAVDIVVHTQLIESGRRRVREICAVPGRVEGDVVELEPIFVLRGDRLVRADGYPPHPDRFERIGYDLSRLLAPRFEGVA, from the coding sequence ATGAGTGCGGTCGACATCATCGACTCCGAGGTGCGCGAGAAGGTCCGCCGCGAAGGGCTCGACCCCCTCAAGGAGCCGGGCGCGATCCGCCGGATCATCGACCAGGTCATCCTTCGCTACGACGAGCGCACGCTGGTGGCCACACTGCCTCCGCTGGGCGACCAGCGTGAGGTGGCCCGCGAGGTGTTCAACGCCATCGCCGGGTTCGGCCCGCTGCAGAAGTATCTCGACGACCCCACCATCGAGGAGATCTGGATCAACCAGCCCTCGAAGGTGTTCATCGCCCGCAACGGCCGCTCCGAGCTCACCACCACGGTGCTCACCGCCGACGAGGTGCGCGACCTGGTCGAGCGGATGCTCAAGACCACCGGTCGACGGATCGACTTCTCCACCCCGTTCGTGGACGCGATGCTGCCCGACGGCAGCCGGCTGCACGTCGTGATCCCCGACATCACCCGCACGCACTGGGCGGTCAACATCCGCAAGTTCGTGGTCCGGGCCACCCACCTCGAGGACCTCGTCTCCCTCGGCACCCTCACCACTCAGGGCGCGCACTTCCTGGAGGCCTGCGTCGTCGCCGGGCTCAACGTCCTTGTTGCGGGTGGCACCCAGGCCGGCAAGACCACGTTGCTCAACTGCCTGGGCGCCGCGGTGCCGCCACGGGAGCGGATCGTCAGCTGCGAGGAGGTCTTCGAGCTGAAGATCCCGCTGCCCGACTGGGTGCCGATGCAGACCCGGCAGTCCAACCTCGAGGGCACCGGCGAGATCCGGTTGCGCAACCTCGTCAAGGAAGCCCTCCGGATGCGGCCCAGCCGGATCATCGTCGGCGAGGTCCGCGCCGAGGAGTGCCTCGACCTGCTGATCGCGCTCAACTCCGGGCTGCCGGGCATGTGCACCATCCACGCCAACTCCGCCCGCGAGGCGATCACCAAGATGTGCACGCTTCCGCTGCTTGCGGGGGAGAACATCGGCTCGCGGTTCGTCGTTCCGACCGTGGCCGGCGCGGTCGACATCGTGGTGCACACCCAGCTGATCGAGAGCGGCCGGCGGCGCGTACGCGAGATCTGCGCGGTGCCGGGCCGGGTCGAGGGCGACGTGGTGGAGCTGGAGCCGATCTTCGTCCTGCGCGGCGACCGGCTGGTCCGCGCCGACGGCTACCCACCGCACCCGGACCGCTTCGAGCGCATCGGTTACGACCTGTCCCGCCTGCTGGCGCCCCGCTTCGAGGGAGTCGCCTGA
- a CDS encoding hemerythrin domain-containing protein: protein MTERETTRLVAWSTELSRVHRRIREALRVTQEAVRAGRPAEQAGRDLLLYCHGFCAALDGHHRGEDRALFPAIEEAHPDLAPVLRALEQDHSMMAHLLGELRAAVDRSAPAEELDRHLEGVAAIMESHFRYEERQLLTVLEALELPATVSDVLGPL, encoded by the coding sequence GTGACTGAGCGCGAGACGACCAGGCTCGTCGCCTGGAGCACCGAACTAAGCCGCGTCCACCGACGCATCCGTGAGGCGCTGCGCGTCACGCAGGAGGCCGTACGCGCCGGGCGCCCGGCCGAGCAGGCCGGGCGCGACCTGCTTCTTTACTGCCACGGCTTCTGTGCCGCACTCGACGGCCACCACAGGGGTGAGGATCGAGCACTGTTTCCTGCCATCGAGGAAGCGCACCCCGACCTGGCACCCGTTCTCCGCGCGCTCGAACAGGACCACTCGATGATGGCTCACCTTCTCGGTGAACTGCGCGCGGCAGTCGACCGATCCGCTCCGGCGGAGGAGCTCGACCGTCACCTGGAAGGCGTGGCCGCGATCATGGAGAGCCACTTCCGCTACGAGGAGCGCCAGTTGCTCACGGTCCTGGAAGCTCTCGAACTGCCCGCCACCGTGAGCGACGTGCTCGGGCCCCTCTGA